A window from Argopecten irradians isolate NY chromosome 3, Ai_NY, whole genome shotgun sequence encodes these proteins:
- the LOC138318019 gene encoding uncharacterized protein: MESTEERKRRIYGPIRNLQVEEIRSRLSKSCVLKPGEYNYTDDKLKAVNYGTSYDTDFSGAIPDPSNKQEQKGQLTHHFEMGNDSGATVDVKTYQDSTTKADFKEKPYSKMEMVVGSKEINWPDMAPRYMTSRKMEDSEYASNYNPGLEKSTAESAMFPRLNTSKMQLPIDQSRFKRHRGTNIMFGSDNPSIFSESQRVYGIGDNAKAPTLAFSPEEQATAQVSKAMKDLGRTSHVFRYGDYNGIKGNYDTTVNDEFGPRTLPPAETAARALKAADKAREQAEASGAEIPESGKGVALADDNTRTSHLAAYARDVTVPDVFKGAADGKDYQTSAHFKFGHDPTTVHSMYGKDYALAAMAKRGPPQQTPTKAAGNILQNDPAYSALSSTSNQVDYSYQPAQPYRNKDGKTLMEVNMDMRDHDNIIMSWDLNRHKQDRQRSLAHTDYQRPPPGFKGAGQLADAGVSYGYLTTDDALPYPGLNKMQSEAKNNYIGTFMTGGHATGRRLQKDNQTKSRLSDGKSTHFVVGYNPMDFTTETQIKYLGEKKNDQGLKPAGKSENVAPVKFTSLTISENTQDLKAADPKMVTNNESLMARAAYTCPEPEHAMRTSVMKADFKPLPNRRFTDAQIRAMRDVNTKVGKEIAPTHLFHTDNSGRNNYQTTAMNDFIKPETMTGQKFLSAM; encoded by the exons ATGGAGTCGACGGAGGAAAGAAAACGGCGTATTTACGGTCCGATTCGGAACCTCCAGGTGGAGGAAATCCGGAGTCGACTGTCCAAGAGTTGTGTTCTTAAACCTGGagaatataattatacagatgATAAACTGAAAGCCGTCAATTATGGTACTAGTTACGACACGGATTTCTCT GGTGCCATCCCCGACCCGAGTAACAAACAGGAACAGAAAGGACAG CTGACACACCACTTTGAGATGGGTAACGACAGCGGAGCCACCGTAGATGTGAAAACGTACCAAGATAGTACGACAAAGGCAGACTTCAAAGAAAAGCCTTACAGCAAG ATGGAAATGGTCGTGGGCAGCAAAGAAATCAACTGGCCG GACATGGCGCCACGATATATGACCAGCAGAAAAATGGAGGACTCAGAATATGCTTCTAACTACAACCCTGGG CTAGAGAAGTCAACAGCAGAATCGGCCATGTTCCCTAGACTTAACACCTCCAAGATGCAGCTACCTATAGACCAGTCACGGTTCAAACGCCACCGTGGCACCAATATCATGTTCGGCAGTGACAACCCAAG CATATTCAGTGAGAGCCAGCGTGTGTATGGGATCGGTGATAACGCTAAGGCCCCAACTCTTGCCTTCTCCCCAGAGGAACAGGCCACAGCACAGGTCAGCAAGGCCATGAAGGACCTAGGCCGGACATCACATGTCTTTAGATACGGCGACTACAACGGAATCA AGGGCAATTACGACACGACGGTGAACGATGAGTTCGGACCGCGGACACTACCGCCGGCGGAGACAGCTGCGCGTGCCCTCAAAGCTGCTGA CAAGGCCAGAGAACAGGCCGAGGCAAGTGGTGCCGAGATCCCAGAGTCCGGAAAGGGAGTAGCCCTTGCTGACGATAACACTAGGACCAGTCACCTAGCAGCGTACGCCAGAGATGTTACCGTCCCAGATGTCTTTAAAG GTGCTGCGGATGGCAAAGACTACCAGACCTCCGCCCATTTCAAG TTTGGACACGACCCCACTACAGTACACAGTATGTATGGGAAGGACTACGCCCTTGCAGCCATGGCTAAGCGAGGACCCCCTCAACAGACGCCAACAAAGGCTGCTGGCAAT ATTTTACAAAACGATCCCGCGTATTCAGCATTAAGTAGTACCAGTAACCAAGTGGACTACAGTTATCAGCCTGCTCAGCCATACAGG AACAAAGACGGGAAGACTTTGATGGAGGTTAATATGGATATGAGAGATCATGATAACATTATAATGAGCTGGGACCTCAACAGACACAAACAAGACAGACAGCGGTCTT TGGCGCACACGGATTACCAGCGGCCCCCTCCTGGATTCAAGGGTGCAGGACAGCTAGCGGACGCTGGCGTTAGCTATGGTTACCTTACCACAGACGATGCACTGCCATACCCAGGGCTCAACAAGATGCAGTCAGAAGCCAAG AATAATTACATTGGAACATTCATGACGGGAGGTCATGCTACTGGAAGACGCCTCCAAAAGGACAACCAAACGAAATCAAGGCTCAGCGATGGCAAAAGCACACACTTTGTGGTGGGTTACAACCCCATGGACTTTACAACAGAAACACAGATAAAATATTTAGGTGAAAAGAAGAATGACCAGGGTCTTAAACCCGCCGGCAAATCTGAGAATGTGGCTCCGGTTAAGTttacatcactgacaattagtGAAAACACGCAGGATCTAAAAGCTGCGGATCCAAAAATGGTCACCAACAATGAAAGTTTGATGGCACGTGCGGCGTATACTTGTCCTGAGCCAGAACACGCGATGAGGACATCTGTGATGAAGGCAGACTTCAAACCTCTTCCAAATAGGAG GTTTACTGATGCTCAAATCAGGGCGATGAGAGACGTGAATACAAAGGTGGGCAAGGAGATCGCACCAACGCATCTCTTCCACACAGACAACTCTGGAC GTAATAACTACCAAACGACGGCAATGAATGATTTCATCAAACCAGAGACTATGACAG gtCAGAAGTTTTTGTCAGCGATGTAA